One Cucurbita pepo subsp. pepo cultivar mu-cu-16 chromosome LG09, ASM280686v2, whole genome shotgun sequence DNA window includes the following coding sequences:
- the LOC111802184 gene encoding lipid phosphate phosphatase 2-like encodes MACFSSFRSSSSGFQRFQGVDPPVHTIRSHGANVAKNHLLDWLILLILVVVEVILVSVHPFYRYVGKDMMTDLRFPFKDNTVPVWSVPLYAVILPVLIFLIVYIRRRDVYDLHHAVLGLLFSVLITAIITDAIKNGVGRPRPNFFWRCFPDGIEAYDRTGNVICHGKESEIREGHKSFPSGHTSWSFAGLGFLAFYISGKIQAFDGRGHVAKLCLVFLPLLGAALVGVSRVDDYWHHWQDIFAGAIIGLVVSGFCYLQFFPPPYSGNGWGPYAYFKAHEEHHARANATARSAAIVDDVPVEQEQTRPNGDTYFVPTPLHNQTYDQMEMGAR; translated from the exons ATGGCTTGCTTCTCTTCCTTCCGCAGTTCCTCAAGTGGATTTCAG CGTTTTCAGGGTGTGGATCCTCCAGTTCATACCATAAGATCCCATGGAGCCAATGTTGCTAAGAATCATTTGCTTGATTGGCTGATTCTGCTGATTCTTGTCGTGGTTGAAGTGATTTTGGTCTCTGTTCATCCGTTTTATCGCTATGTCGGGAAGGACATGATGACAGATCTTAGGTTTCCTTTTAAGGATAATACTGTTCCTGTCTGGTCTGTCCCT TTGTATGCTGTTATACTACCTGTTTTGATATTCTTGATCGTTTATATACGACGACGAGACGTCTATGATTTGCATCATGCCGTTTTAG GGCTTTTGTTTTCGGTGTTGATCACTGCTATTATCACTGATGCTATTAAGAATGGCGTTGGTCGACCTCGACCGAACTTCTTTTGGCGTTGCTTTCCTGATGGAATAGAG gCATACGACCGAACAGGAAACGTGATATGTCACGGGAAAGAGAGTGAAATAAGGGAAGGACACAAGAGTTTCCCAAGTGGCCATACTTCAT GGTCGTTTGCGGGCTTAGGATTTCTAGCCTTTTACATATCAGGAAAAATCCAAGCATTTGATGGGAGAGGTCATGTAGCAAAACTTTGCCTGGTGTTTCTCCCTTTGCTTGGTGCTGCACTTGTTGGAGTTTCTAGAGTGGATGATTATTGGCACCATTGGCAAGATATCTTTGCTGGAGCCATTATAG GATTGGTTGTTTCTGGATTTTGCTACCTTCAGTTCTTCCCACCTCCCTATAGTGGCAATG GATGGGGTCCATATGCATACTTCAAAGCACATGAAGAGCACCATGCAAGGGCTAATGCAACAGCTCGATCTGCAGCCATTGTTGATGATGTTCCTGTTGAACAAGAACAGACAAGAC CAAATGGCGACACATATTTTGTTCCAACACCTTTGCACAATCAAACGTACGACCAAATGGAAATGGGAGCTAGATga